The genome window CGGTATTTATCTTTCCATATTCAATCAATGTAAGGCTTATGCATCATTATGATGTTCTATTCTTTAAAATAGTAGATGTGTGAGTAGCTATTCTAGTTATTTGGTAAAATCTGTTGTATAATTGCTGGCTTTGCAGTCTATCAGAATTCGCTAACTAGGTTGTTTGCACAAAATGTCTTTGTTTCTGTATAAGGTTAAAGTGCCCACACTATATCATCTCTATTACCTTTTCGTTGCTACCATTTTTAATTGGATGAGACATGCAGTGCAATCTTTGTTCTCCTTCATTTGTTCAAGCACGCATGGTGCACGCTGCAGTTAACCTTTatatggaatttttttttttcaaattccttTTCTCTCTAGTGCTATATTGATATTATAGCCCATATTTACTTTGGCTAGTTTGTTATGTGATATGCCTTCTTGCGCTAGATGAGCAGTTTCTGTATAATTGGTTATTAGAATTAGATTTTTCTATCTTATAAGCGTCATTGGTGATAAAAAGGGTTGGTCATGGATATGTTTTCTGTGTTTAGTTGCTTGAAGAGTGGCATCAGTACTAACTTCacattttgtatattttgcaGAATTATCGACGTAGTACGGGGTGCACTTCGTACCAATGTGCAGTGTCCCATATGCCTAGgtacttttgttgtttttcttcctCGTCATTCTGTAAATTATTTACTACTTTCAATTTTTTGCTAGGATTACAATGAGAGACTTTTTTTCGCTCAAATGTTTCAAGCTCATAAAGATGTAGAATGTGCAATCTGTCTAGGTATTTTGTTATTCAAGTTATTAATTTTTTGCTATAATCTTATGTAATAGTTTATTGTACTGGAGCTGCAGACATGTTGATATTAACATAATCTCTgagttttatatttttttggttCCTATTGAACTTCTAATTCTTAGCATTGGTATATGATTTTGTTATGTATAGGGATTGCGTCCAATATTTAAGTTTTGACGTAGTGGCCATGATCTGCTGGTGTGTCAACTTTTTGTGTTTCTGTGCAGATGTTTGCAAATTGTCATGTATCTGTTAGTTTACCTAACTGCACCAAGTTATGAGTCAGTTCTCATGTACATTAAGATAGATGAAGTGTTGCACATTAATAGCACCTGGGTATGCTTATGGTGCCTTAACAACATGAAGATTCCCAATGAGGCCACATTCAATGTGCAGTAGATTGTGTATAATTAGGTGTGACTGATTTAATACATAAGAATTCAGGCCTGCTGAATCCTCCAGCTGCTTCTCTTCTATGTTTTACAATTAGTTATGGTCCTAGAATTTATGCATGATATTCAATTTTCTAGAAAATGCACCAACAGTCATAGAATATATGCATTCTAGTCACTTAATTTTCTAGAAACTGGATTTCTTCTAAAAGTTAATTCTATATATGTAATACTCAATGCATTTTCGACATTCTTTGAAATTAGCTGTTCATTTTCTGAGGTGATCATATTTCCTTATATCATATCATCACAAGCATGGCATACTATATCAACCTTCAAAAATAATTGCATAAAACCATGCATGGCTCTAATTGTATCTCCTAACACTAAACTTGCAACTATAATTGTATGGCTCACCATATGTATGTAAATTTGGTAATGGGATTAAAAAAGTCTGAGTTCTTCATGCAGTTGCCGTGCATAGGTTTTGTGACTATGACCAGACATGCCTTGTAGATTTGTTCACATCCTGATGACCTTTTTGACTGAAGATGAAAGTGATATCATGATACTATTACTTCATGGTTTGCAATGACTTTCCTTGCACTATAGAAAGATTTTCATAGTAGTTACTGAATTCGAGTAATTTGaacacctctctctctctctctcgcctTCTGGTCTCTTGCTCAGTGTCCATGGTGAATTGATTATTTTCTGTGACTAATTATTCTGCAACTTATCTATAACAGGCATTATTAAGAAAACTCGAACTGTTATGGGATGCCTCCACCGGTTTTGCCAAGAATGCATTGACAAATCAATGCGAATAGGGTATGTAATGAAAATAATTTgctctcatttatttttttgcagCGCATCTGATGTATTTATTGGGTACTTTCAATGTGGTTAAATAATGTTGTTCTGAGATGGCACAAGGAAACCTGTAATGaatatttctttcttgcagGAACAATGAATGTCCTGCTTGCCGCATACATTGTTCCAGCAGACGTTCTTTGAGAGATGATCTAGACTATGATACCTTGATTGAAGCTATATATCCAGACCTTGCAGAGTACGAACTAGAGGTagttctttttgttttggttttttgGTTGGCATTACAACTTTACTTTAAATTAAACAAGGTATATAATTGGCTGACCTGTTTTATGTGGATGTTCTTTCCAGGAAAATGTCTTTCATGAAGAGGAAAAAGCACGGAATAAGCAGGTTATTAAGCCAATGCCAGCAAGATTCATGTTTGCTTGCATCTGTCTtggctttttgttttttttctgtttGTCTTTTGCCTTCTTCTTGTCGATCGTTCTACGAGTTTTTATACATCTTAACCTATCCTTATGGCCTGTTGTTCATGCCTAAGTCAGAAGTGATAGCTAGGAAAGGTCTTTTACCATTTGTTTTCTACCCTAACCCCCAAGTAATCAGAGTTCTTTTCTTGGAGTCCTTGAAGAGAAAAATCATTTGCAACTTGCAAGTGTCATTATGGTATATAGGTCCATTACCAAACTTTTGCTTCATGTTAGTGGACGTAAAATATTTTTACCCTGACAATTGGCTGCTTTTATCTTCACCTGCTTCACTTACCCTTTACCTGTTTGCTAAAATTTTGATCCAAGTTTACCTAGTATTATACGCTAATTCTGTTGCTTGGTgtgataaatatattatattggAAATCAAAAAGTTGGCCTCAGTGGCTCCAGGTACAGTTTTATTGTCAGGTATATTTTGGGGACAAAGAACTGGACAGAACCTATAATGGAGCTAGCGAATAAGGCTCTCCCTGTATATCtttcataaaaaattatttttgttgtaTATGTGATTTGTTCCCAGTTTGTCCAAGTAATCTGCCTCATTTAGTTTCAGTTTAATTATGAGCTCCTTCTTCACTGGTGGATGTTATCTAATGTTCTTTTGACAAATTTAGTTTTCTGTTTGGTGTTAATAGTAATTATAATCATAATTTCAGTGTCTTTTGTTTGCCTATGGTTAATTCTATGATGTCTTGTGATTAAAAGTCCACTAACTAGAATTTAAAATTGATGTGGAGCAGTGTTCTTTGGTTCCATATGCTGAATAGGGAAATCAAGTTCCATTTTTAGCCATGATTCTTTTATCTTAGTTTTCATCACAGCAACACatgcatctctctctctctctctctctctctctctctctctatatatatatatatatagcggAATGTTTTCCTTAACCATTACAATTAGCACATGACACGTCCAATCATCAATTGTACCTGTTATATATCAAATTCGTTCCCTGAAGTGGAATGATTACTTTTGTTTCTGACCCAAAAAGTGTCTGAAGCTTAACAATAAAAATCCATTTTGTATGCATTACATCTTCATTAAATTCAAAAAACTTGTTTTACAAAAGTTAGTCTTTCAAACAAACCATTAATGTACTCTACTGAAAGGTTTCTTTGTTCTATAGGATCTCATACTGTGTAATTTAAAAGGAGTCCTTCTGTGGATGGATCAAACACTTGTCTGCATTAACAATTTTGTTAAACCTAAATGTCAAAATGTTAAAACTATATTGGTGGTACAGCAGGGCTGCCACTTCAATGCAGACTTGGTGGAATATTTAGTGTTGTGAGATTTAGGGGGTCTATAAACCCAATATTCGATGTTTTTTTGCAATGGCTTTACCAGAAAAAGCTGAGATATATCTATTAACAGGATTAATTTTATTCGATGTTTTCCCTAGTCTTTTGTTCTTTCCCATGCTCCTTTTCAGAATAGCATCTCATTGATTGTTGTGGCAACAATTTTCACTCCGATAGCTATCATAACTATGCAAAGGTTTCTAATGAAGTAATTTCATAAACTTGTGAGGTGCATAGTGAATTCATGGATATACATACTAAACTTTTAGTTTCAGGATCATCAATTTGTGAACAATAGTAATTCATTGCTAGTTTAAGTTGGTGGGACATATAGTTACACACTTAAACATTTAAAGCCTAAAACTATGTGTAGTAGCTGATGAAAAGAACCGGTTTGTCAAAagcacgaaaagaaaggaaaacgaTGAATGGATAAAAGTCATACATTGTACATTTGCTGCCAAGGTGAATCCATAAAAGAAATAGAGAAAAATTTTCTCTTCCTTAAGTTAATGCACTCATATATACATAAAAATATGTACAATGTGTAAGTGAGAATGATTTTGCTGCCACTGTGATTGGGCAGGTTCAAGCAtccattgctgaaatttctaGACGACAGTCAGAAGCATTAAATAAGAGGCGTAGAACATATAGAGATGCAGATGACTTAAGAGTACCCCGCAGTCGCAATGCAActtcaagaagaagaagcaatCAGAGAACTGATATAGAGCCTGATAATGTTAGTGAGAGGGAAAATGATCTTCAAGGAAACTTAGATCCATCAACGTCTGACAGATCTCACATAGAAATCAAGAACCGCAGGCCTAAGAGACGGGCTAGTACTCAGCCTTCACCAACTTCCCCATCAGCTGCTAATCCTGATAGTGAATATCTCAAAAATCCAGTGGAGCCAGTGAGAGAAGATTTAGTTAATCCTCTTGGGGTTGCGCACAATCCAGAAATGCTGACTTGGGGCAGAGGTGGTGCTCGTAGCCACACTCGACATGGTGGTGGGAGTGCTGTCAGAGGCACCAGGGGCAGCCGAATGTCCAAGTTGATGGATCAGCTGGAAAGCTCCTCTAAGATTGATTATATGGTATGTCAAGCTATTGGTCTATTGTCCTACCTATCATTTATTTATCCATTGGAAACAACATGAGACCTAAATGTAACGGTCCAAATACAGTTCCTGTATATGGTTCTTCTAATTTACATATTTTGTGATACTGTAGATCATGGCATCAAATTTCACTTGTCTGTCCTAAATCTATTCTTTCCAGACAGAAACCCCATTTGCATTAGTTTCTCTGGACAAGGAAAGGATACCAAATTTAGAAAAGCCCTGGCTTTGTTTGCAGTCGAGCTCTTCCGTCAATCAACTCCGTAAGGTTAGAGTTTTCTTACGTGATTGTCTCACAGTGACATGAATATACAGTCACCGAAATGTTAACCACTGGACTGCTATCTATTAGTCCAGGGTCTAATCAGTTGCAGAAGATATAACAAGGTTTCGTGGCTTCATTTGTTAAAATCCGTCTTTCCATTGTTCAACAATGGTAAACATTCATTTAAAACTAATTGGTTACAGAacgtttttttttgttggatcTTGACACAAAATACTTGTGTTCGGAATACCCTGTGCCAGATTCTTTATAccgttctcttttctttctgttATTAGATATTCTCTAGTTGTCATCTAACTTCATTCCTTTGTGAAATATTTTGTTACCATAGCT of Coffea arabica cultivar ET-39 chromosome 5c, Coffea Arabica ET-39 HiFi, whole genome shotgun sequence contains these proteins:
- the LOC113689770 gene encoding putative E3 ubiquitin-protein ligase RING1a isoform X2, producing MAAQKRTSIPQGGEEHSAPHSSRPRRKQSRRIGGDQAAKMAADQEPQLQQQPVQEAEDQPPPQAPDDQEPVQPNPDEDSGGSGTDPEEFDEIIDVVRGALRTNVQCPICLGIIKKTRTVMGCLHRFCQECIDKSMRIGNNECPACRIHCSSRRSLRDDLDYDTLIEAIYPDLAEYELEENVFHEEEKARNKQVQASIAEISRRQSEALNKRRRTYRDADDLRVPRSRNATSRRRSNQRTDIEPDNVSERENDLQGNLDPSTSDRSHIEIKNRRPKRRASTQPSPTSPSAANPDSEYLKNPVEPVREDLVNPLGVAHNPEMLTWGRGGARSHTRHGGGSAVRGTRGSRMSKLMDQLESSSKIDYMLVADEAKLQAEDVKMLLVKEAGVDKTSADYSHMIDRLDPLSRMVNWSNICLEILEGQETLAGLRCSTNTIYLILAYQCKKDNQQIQPSPL
- the LOC113689770 gene encoding putative E3 ubiquitin-protein ligase RING1a isoform X3, coding for MAAQKRTSIPQGGEEHSAPHSSRPRRKQSRRIGGDQAAKMAADQEPQLQQQPVQEAEDQPPPQAPDDQEPVQPNPDEDSGGSGTDPEEFDEIIDVVRGALRTNVQCPICLGIIKKTRTVMGCLHRFCQECIDKSMRIGNNECPACRIHCSSRRSLRDDLDYDTLIEAIYPDLAEYELEENVFHEEEKARNKQVQASIAEISRRQSEALNKRRRTYRDADDLRVPRSRNATSRRRSNQRTDIEPDNVSERENDLQGNLDPSTSDRSHIEIKNRRPKRRASTQPSPTSPSAANPDSEYLKNPVEPVREDLVNPLGVAHNPEMLTWGRGGARSHTRHGGGSAVRGTRGSRMSKLMDQLESSSKIDYMTETPFALVSLDKERIPNLEKPWLCLQSSSSVNQLRKGLISCRRYNKVSWLHLLKSVFPLFNNARC
- the LOC113689770 gene encoding putative E3 ubiquitin-protein ligase RING1a isoform X4 — protein: MFQAHKDVECAICLGIIKKTRTVMGCLHRFCQECIDKSMRIGNNECPACRIHCSSRRSLRDDLDYDTLIEAIYPDLAEYELEENVFHEEEKARNKQVQASIAEISRRQSEALNKRRRTYRDADDLRVPRSRNATSRRRSNQRTDIEPDNVSERENDLQGNLDPSTSDRSHIEIKNRRPKRRASTQPSPTSPSAANPDSEYLKNPVEPVREDLVNPLGVAHNPEMLTWGRGGARSHTRHGGGSAVRGTRGSRMSKLMDQLESSSKIDYMTETPFALVSLDKERIPNLEKPWLCLQSSSSVNQLRKLVADEAKLQAEDVKMLLVKEAGVDKTSADYSHMIDRLDPLSRMVNWSNICLEILEGQETLAGLRCSTNTIYLILAYQCKKDNQQIQPSPL
- the LOC113689770 gene encoding putative E3 ubiquitin-protein ligase RING1a isoform X1; translation: MAAQKRTSIPQGGEEHSAPHSSRPRRKQSRRIGGDQAAKMAADQEPQLQQQPVQEAEDQPPPQAPDDQEPVQPNPDEDSGGSGTDPEEFDEIIDVVRGALRTNVQCPICLGIIKKTRTVMGCLHRFCQECIDKSMRIGNNECPACRIHCSSRRSLRDDLDYDTLIEAIYPDLAEYELEENVFHEEEKARNKQVQASIAEISRRQSEALNKRRRTYRDADDLRVPRSRNATSRRRSNQRTDIEPDNVSERENDLQGNLDPSTSDRSHIEIKNRRPKRRASTQPSPTSPSAANPDSEYLKNPVEPVREDLVNPLGVAHNPEMLTWGRGGARSHTRHGGGSAVRGTRGSRMSKLMDQLESSSKIDYMTETPFALVSLDKERIPNLEKPWLCLQSSSSVNQLRKLVADEAKLQAEDVKMLLVKEAGVDKTSADYSHMIDRLDPLSRMVNWSNICLEILEGQETLAGLRCSTNTIYLILAYQCKKDNQQIQPSPL